Proteins from a single region of Dictyostelium discoideum AX4 chromosome 5 chromosome, whole genome shotgun sequence:
- a CDS encoding glucose/ribitol dehydrogenase family protein (Similar to SDR) encodes MEPISDFKVWYCTGTSTGIGLSIVKKLLLQQTNRVVAITRNPQKLEKEIPVEHLPNLLAIKTDITNEESVKQSISKTMETFGRIDVVVNNAGVGIIGAVEELSDQEFRKAFDVNFFSVLHVCRNVAPIMRKQKSGLIMNVASVLAWFTVGEYAAYNTTKYALNGLTSTLGQELAPFGIKVVLLSPSGFKTNFVNDNMESAKVRIEGYKTDDLAKWLDGIVNEARGDPDKFADAVIAVSKMDEVPKNLFLGTAAVNWMEGEFKKQIDELKLNHELTISTDFPNLPPL; translated from the exons atggaaccAATTTCAGATTTTAAAGTATGGTATTGTACTGGAACATCAACAGGTATTGGTTTATCTAttgtaaagaaattattacttCAACAAACTAATAGAGTTGTTGCAATCACTAGAAATCCacaaaaattggaaaaagaaattcCTGTTGAACATTTACCAAATCTTTTAGCCATTAAAACTGATATCACTAATGAAGAAAGTGTTaaacaatcaatttcaaaaacaatGGAAACTTTTGGTAgaattgatgttgttgtaaatAATGCTGGTGTTGGTATTATTGGTGCTGt TGAAGAGTTATCAGATCAAGAATTCAGAAAAGCATTTGATGTAAACTTTTTTTCAGTTTTACATGTTTGTAGAAATGTTGCACCAATTATGAGAAAACAAAAGTCTGGTTTAATTATGAATGTTGCATCAGTGTTAG CTTGGTTCACAGTTGGTGAATATGCAGCATATAATACTACTAAATATGCATTAAATGGATTAACCTCGACATTAGGCCAAGAATTAGCACCATTTGGTATTAaagtagtattattatcaccaagTGGTTTCAAAACTAATTTCGTAAATGATAATATGGAATCTGCTAAAGTTAGAATTGAAGGTTACAAAACTGATGACCTTGCAAAATGGTTAGATGGTATTGTAAATGAAGCTAGAGGTGATCCAGATAAATTTGCTGATGCAGTTATCGCTGTCTCAAAAATGGATGAAGTCCCTAAGAACCTATTCTTAGGAACAGCAGCTGTTAATTGGATGGAAggagaatttaaaaaacaaattgatgaattaaaattaaatcatgaATTAACAATTTCAACTGATTTCCCAAATTTACCAccattataa
- a CDS encoding glucose/ribitol dehydrogenase family protein (Similar to SDR) — protein MQAYSNFKVWYCTGTSTGLGLAVVKKLLSIPTNKVVAITRNPQKLEKEIPVEHLPNLLAIKADISSEESIKESISATMEAFGRIDVVVSNAGCSIAGAVEEMSVEEVKKVFDINFFASFIIARNVTPIMRKQGEGFIMIVGSVLSWFCLPEYVAYNASKFALRGLAYTLGLELEKFNIKVMLLSPSGFKTSFINDNQEFSNVLIEGYKTKDVVHWLDSVINDGRGDPEKFAEVLIEMSTKEKPPKNMFFGTSSIDWMEDEFKKQVEELRLNKEVSIGTDFPGVGDTFKLIQDEN, from the exons atGCAAGcatattcaaattttaaagtatGGTATTGTACCGGTACTTCCACAGGTTTAGGTTTGGCTGTagtaaagaaattattatccATTCCAACTAATAAAGTTGTTGCAATCACTAGAAATCCacaaaaattggaaaaagaaattcCTGTTGAACATTTACCAAATCTCTTAGCTATTAAAGCAGACATTTCTAGTGAAGAGAGTATAAAGGAGTCAATTTCAGCAACAATGGAAGCATTCGGTAgaattgatgttgttgtaaGTAATGCTGGTTGTAGTATCGCTGGTGCTgt tGAAGAAATGTCAGTTGAAGAAGTTAAAAAAGTATTTGATATAAACTTTTTTGCATCATTCATTATTGCTAGAAATGTTACACCAATTATGAGAAAACAAGGTGAAGGATTTATTATGATTGTTGGAAGTGTTTTGTCTTGGTTTTGTTTGCCAGAATATGTTGCTTACAATGCGTCAAAGTTTGCATTGAGAGGTTTGGCTTATACTTTGGGTTTGGAATTGGagaaattcaatattaagGTTATGTTATTGTCTCCAAGTGGTTTCAAAACTAGTTTCATCAATGATAATCAagaattttcaaatgttttaattgaagGTTACAAAACCAAAGATGTTGTTCATTGGTTGGATAGTGTTATTAATGATGGTAGAGGTGATCCTGAAAAATTTGCTgaagttttaattgaaatgtCAACAAAGGAAAAACCCCCaaaaaatatgttttttggtacatcatcaattgattggATGGaagatgaatttaaaaaacaagtTGAAGAATTGagattaaataaagaagTCTCTATTGGCACTGATTTTCCTGGTGTTGGTGatacttttaaattaatacaagatgaaaattaa
- the bcs1lA gene encoding mitochondrial ATPase yields MNHLKDQSKSIVLGISSGIGIFLISGGINIFKNVGQYILNRINSNIYYRIDVDSKDKSFEWLLYWLSENDSIKVSNHLNAETVYNLVGKNPKVILVPSVGKHRIVYKGKWIWIDRVRDQQFDMGAGAPFESISISTYKSNAQLINQLLQEAMTLSLNRDIGKTVIYINGGNGNWERFGNPRSIRSLSSVILADDLKSKLIEDIKSFITNESWYRNRGIPYRRGYLLYGEPGNGKSSLINAIAGELNLDICIVSLSSKDIDDKQINHLLNNAPPKSILLIEDIDAAFKSHRDNVDSNNNNSNNNNSLTYSGLLNALDGVASQEGRILFMTTNKIELLDSALIREGRIDLKIKVSNATKSQAAQLFTHFYNLPTDNQLAIRFSENLHDHQLSMSQIQGFLLKYINSPEKAIEEVQSITPFNLN; encoded by the coding sequence atgaatcatttaaaagaTCAAAGTAAAAGTATAGTATTAGGTATTAGTAGTGGAATtggtatatttttaattagtggtggtattaatatatttaaaaatgttggacaatatattttaaatagaatcaattcaaatatttattatagaaTTGATGTAGATAGTAAggataaatcatttgaatggTTACTATATTGGTTATCAGAGAATGATTCAATAAAGGTatcaaatcatttaaatgcTGAGACAGTTTACAATTTAGTTGGAAAGAACCCAAAAGTAATATTAGTACCATCAGTTGGTAAACATAGAATAGTTTATAAAGGTAAATGGATTTGGATTGATCGTGTTCGTGACCAACAATTTGATATGGGTGCTGGTGCACCATTCGAATCGATTTCAATATCAACTTATAAATCAAATGCGCAATTAATCAATCAACTATTACAAGAGGCAATGACTCTATCATTGAATAGAGATATCGGTAAAACTGTTATCTACATTAACGGAGGCAATGGGAATTGGGAAAGATTTGGCAACCCTCGTTCAATCAGATCCCTATCCTCAGTGATCCTAGCAGATGACTTAAAATCTAAACTAATTGAAGACATCAAATCATTCATAACCAATGAATCATGGTATCGTAATAGGGGCATACCATATCGTCGTGGCTATTTACTATATGGTGAGCCTGGAAACGGCAAATCGTCACTAATCAACGCCATTGCCGGCGAACTAAATCTCGACATTTGCATAGTGTCACTCTCTTCAAAAGATATTGACGATAAGCAAATCAaccatttattaaataatgcaCCACCAAAATCAATACTTTTAATTGAAGATATCGATGCTGCTTTTAAATCTCATAGAGACAATGTCgatagcaacaacaacaatagcaacaacaacaattctTTAACTTATTCTGGTTTATTAAATGCTTTGGACGGTGTTGCATCACAAGAAGGTAGAATTCTATTTAtgacaacaaataaaattgaactTTTAGATTCTGCATTAATTCGTGAAGGTAGAAtcgatttaaaaattaaagtttcaAATGCAACAAAATCTCAAGCTGCTCAATTATTCACTCATTTCTATAATTTACCAACTGATAATCAATTGGCAATAAGATTCTCTGAAAATTTACATGACCATCAATTATCAATGTCTCAAATTCAAGGTTtcttattaaaatatataaattctCCTGAAAAAGCAATTGAAGAAGTTCAATCAATTAcaccatttaatttaaattaa
- the drpp20 gene encoding RNase MRP protein subunit, giving the protein MSDTEFEENETNIDETEEDYNEDDENLMSDHKEFLLLNDPTKYVYMRRVVQRPYAKKNEIYLSNNGKFLYYVKRAKNLLFNQREKEIIIHGLGAAISLAVELSLYLQKDIEGLTLSTTTSSEEIIDQYDPLVNDLEPVLKIRHASAIHIKIINDGSSTNPNTTNSTTTTTTTTLTPINFRTTSKKSNSQSKENKKLLKRQELDKKVEQAKSQQKQQREQQQLKVQETC; this is encoded by the exons atgagCGATACTGAATTCgaagaaaatgaaacaaaTATTGACGAAACAGAGGAAGAttataatgaagatgatgaaaatttaatgtCCGACcataaagaatttttattattaaatgatcccacaaaat atgtatATATGAGAAGAGTTGTACAAAGACCTTATGCaaagaaaaatgaaatttatttatcaaataatggcaaatttttatattatgtAAAAAGAgcaaaaaatttattatttaatcaaag ggaaaaagaaattataattcaTGGATTAGGTGCAGCAATTTCATTAGCAgttgaattatcattatatttacaaaaagatattgaaggattaacattatcaacaacaacatcatcagaAGAAATCATTGATCAATATGATCCACTCGTTAATGATTTAGAAccagttttaaaaattagacATGCATCAGCTattcatattaaaattattaatgacGGTTCTTCAACAAATCCAAATACAACAAACtctacaactactactaccactacaacTTTAACTCCAATCAATTTTAGAACAACTAGCAAGAAATCAAATTCAcaatcaaaagaaaataaaaaattattaaagagaCAAGAATTAGATAAAAAAGTTGAACAAGCTAAatcacaacaaaaacaacaaagagaacaacaacaattaaaagttCAAGAAACatgttaa
- a CDS encoding BRCT domain-containing protein, which translates to MSNIFQSCNIYLSTVSNKQTLSKTIKDNGGSVSFMLTKNVTHFVCDEKEVQSDSFNYKKAKGYNIPIVSEEFITESVSKSSRLRESDFGFDNVKKVKPFSYFDSPSKSPIKSPIKSPEPIAPIGTVSFTSSTNPLSFSPSSSSSSWSSSNTFTTSTTPIESALPILPPKAIAKKTIAKVVPNPSTSSTTSYTPISSSSSSYSTTSYTTPISSFSSTQSKPTIEIKSNPKKITTKLYPLNDSRQPSFAIGYEVLVSHTLQFTNLTGISSNNKYYHLELQKDSQGIHRVYTSYGRTDGPKTLEVRYVDNLEDGIDLYSSIYNEKTSDKKGYKPVKLDSSSVSSSTSTESLITADSQLEPLIKTLVENLYVEATTQLTNSFSVTITERGIETPLGVLSMEQVENGELVLKKINTYLNGTTNPSSVELEKLSSEFFTIIPHKLGRGSDVVSKNTIRNLDQLNTKFELLQLMKDLLVVKVSGTGKHALDMKYRALKTNLSPLGKYSYDYSVVKNLLKGVEGINDLNIYQIQKEGDVESHSLQSPSKLLFHGSRASNFVGILSRGLLLPKVIVNNGGGRTDFGYLGAGIYFGDGFDTALKYAHPSLSNGKRYALVSKVGLGRVSNHLKINSSLTQPPSGFDSCLGIKKNSTNQSDFHDNEYVIYNTNQYRQEYLIEFTFSGVINSHINNNNNPVSSITSSFNKLNIIPTPVAAVEPKKRTKEAVASVPIASISTFVPLQVPTPPTSVFFPTTTTTTPVATTNLESSMKFNEFVTSFNNISIGDKSIYQEDSTENEYRKLFVNNRNDSKLNNLYLHCEKVFKSKPTTSELPNVNGVDCIMGFNAKQHSFSNDIKFKQEWNRFSNNMFDGFNWSNVFIAGGSVLGCSLEGGIIGNTGFQNSDIDIFLYGLSEDGANSKLDEIEQFIKSKSPQAQMARTKYAITFVSGSGFRNVQIVLRIYKSPAEVLMGFDIDCCSIGFDGTDVYAMPRAIKAVTTSCNIVSMSRRSLTYETRLFKYALRGFSIRVPNLDKRKIPMGQICSSDGKGSTGLLRLLIMEFKFVTGKGDPSSFNLGGASASDYSEIEIPNGQNWSVNSAVNFINYKEKSQFFAKKKHGFKHCHLIVVGTQAKEGKASWCKKCKQGHTPENSDSQDVVTGPIKWITENPGQQILTGSFHPVNDNSWYDLNQPSTTTTTTDKKGLNYYKYRIINNLDVSDIPDYSPRSLSSHGPTTQFLIDSNNLLSIAAGFGSNVSLKSMLSTYKQYVNTIDDLGYYPIHYASFSGNKECLELLLQNNASTSLRNPSYGLTCAMLCKFYNHNDAFNRIISHSPRVFKIKCYLNKVKNLRQWNLLSSAHNTEPAKHLAHPPMIIPSSLKYDQQYLFKSVYNSDLELIKKLLSLPEFKECFDPLGNSLFHYAVLSPYPESVIALLKEKGLDINTTPTNIFGQSVLHFAKSTIGTIQGWTKTIFPLENLGIKLSPIYLHNQLSQIIQSLSKNSNNNSDNFVSKIPSTFMKNYVNDNSFTILNTLQQPQTFGGFGSTSQSFGGSTMIGGGFGSTAQSFGGPGQSFGGPGQSFGPKPIASGGFGSTAIPFGGPGQSFGGSATSGGFGSTAQSFGGPKPTTIGSSGFGSTAVSFGGPGQPFGGSATSGGFGSSTPQSTPAFPSSFGIGGKFAAKIPPSASIPASGFVPLASNISATPTGLFSNTQHSLKNIPQNMGGSSVSNVSLSIAKPATLLNSTQFLESSVMAQCLYLVDDLSTTKKLPDQTVKRIKELLFSLYLPIFNCFEAFLLNTNEKALIENLLLALKNYDQKQ; encoded by the exons atgtcaaatatatttcaatcatgtaatatttatttatcaacAGTGAGTAATAAACAAACTCTAAgtaaaacaattaaagataatgGTGGTTCTGTATCATTTATGTTAACAAAGAATGTAACTCATTTCGTTTGTGATGAAAAAGAAGTTCAATCCGATTCATTCAATTACAAGAAAGCCAAAGGTTACAATATTCCAATTGTATCTGAAGAATTTATCACAGAGTCTGTCTCAAAATCGAGTCGTTTACGAGAATCTGACTTTGGTTTTGATAATGTTAAAAAGGTTAAACCATTCTCATACTTTGATTCACCTTCTAAATCACCAATCAAATCACCAATCAAATCACCAGAACCTATTGCTCCAATTGGTACAGTTTCTTTCACCTCCTCAACTAATCCTTTATCTTtctcaccatcatcatcatcatcatcatggTCATCCTCAAATACCTTCACTACTTCTACAACACCAATAGAATCAGCATTGCCAATATTACCACCAAAAGCCATAGCCAAGAAAACTATTGCAAAGGTTGTACCAAACCCATCAACATCTTCAACCACATCATATACTccaatatcatcatcatcatcatcatattcaACTACATCATACACCACACCAAtctcatcattttcatccactcaatcaaaaccaacaattgaaattaaatctaacccaaaaaaaatcacaacCAAGTTATACCCATTAAATGATTCAAGACAACCATCATTTGCAATAGGTTATGAGGTTTTAGTATCTCATACATTACAG tttacaaatttaacaggtatttcatcaaataataaatattatcatttagaATTACAAAAAGATTCTCAAGGAATTCACCGTGTTTATACTTCTTATggt AGAACTGATGGACCAAAAACTTTAGAAGTTAGATATGTTGATAATTTAGAAGATGGTATTGATCTTTATTCAAGTatttataatgaaaaaacaaGTGATAAAAAAGGTTATAAACCAGTTAAATTGGATTCATCATCAGTTAGTAGTTCAACTTCAACAGAATCATTAATTACAGCTGATAGTCAATTAGAACCATTAATAAAGACATTGGTTGAAAATCTTTATGTTGAAGCAACCACTCAATTGACAAATAGTTTTTCAGTTACAATCACTGAACGTGGTATTGAAACACCATTGGGTGTCTTATCAATGGAACAAGTTGAAAATGGTGAActtgttttgaaaaaaatcaatacctATTTGAATGGTACAACCAATCCATCATCAGTAGAGTTGGAGAAATTAAGTTCAGAATTTTTCACAATTATTCCACATAAACTTGGTAGAGGTTCAGATGTTGTCTCAAAGAATACCATTAGAAATTTGGATCAATTGAATACCAAATTCGAATTACTTCAATTAATGAAAGATTTATTGGTGGTTAAAGTTTCAGGTACTGGTAAACATGCACTCGATATGAAATATCGTGCATTAAAAACCAATTTATCACCCCTAGGTAAATATTCTTATGATTATTCGGTTGTAAAGAATCTACTAAAAGGTGTAGAGGGAatcaatgatttaaatatctACCAAATTCAAAAGGAAGGTGATGTCGAGTCACATTCATTACAATCACCAtcgaaattattatttcatgGTTCAAGAGCATCGAATTTCGTTGGTATTTTATCTCGTGGTTTGTTATTACCAAAGGTTATTGTAAACAATGGTGGAGGTAGAACTGATTTTGGTTATCTTGGTGCTGGTATTTACTTTGGTGATGGTTTTGATACTGCTTTGAAATATGCTCATCCATCCTTGAGTAATGGTAAGAGATATGCATTGGTTTCAAAGGTTGGCTTGGGCAGAGTTTCAAATCATCTTAAAATAAACTCTTCACTTACTCAACCACCATCTGGTTTCGATAGTTGTTTAggtattaaaaagaattcaaCAAATCAATCTGATTTTCATGATAATGAATATGTAATCTATAATACTAATCAATATAGACaagaatatttaattgaatttactTTTTCTGGTGTTATTAATTCtcatatcaataataataataatccagtTTCTTCAATTActtcatcatttaataaacttaATATTATACCAACACCAGTAGCTGCAGTAGAACCAAAAAAGAGAACAAAAGAAGCAGTAGCTTCAGTTCCAATAGCATCAATATCTACATTTGTTCCTTTACAAgtaccaacaccaccaacatcAGTATTCTtcccaacaacaacaacaacaacaccggTTGCCACAACAAATTTAGAATCATCAatgaaatttaatgaatttgtgacatcatttaataatatttcaattggtgataaatcaatttatcaAGAAGATTCAACTGAAAATGAATAtagaaaattatttgtaaataatcgtaatgattcaaaattgaataatttatatttacattGTGAAAAGGTATTTAAAAGTAAACCAACCACCTCTGAATTACCAAATGTGAATGGTGTCGATTGTATTATGGGATTCAATGCAAAACAacattcattttcaaatgatatcAAGTTTAAACAAGAATGGAATAgatttagtaataatatgTTTGATGGTTTCAATTGGTCCAATGTATTTATTGCAGGTGGTTCAGTTTTGGGTTGTTCATTAGAAGGTGGTATCATTGGTAATACAGGTTTTCAAAATTCAGATATTGATATCTTCCTCTATGGTTTATCAGAGGATGGTGCCAATAGTAAACTCGATGAAATCGAACAAttcattaaatcaaaatcaccACAAGCTCAAATGGCTCGTACAAAATATGCAATTACCTTTGTTAGTGGTTCTGGTTTTAGAAATGTTCAAATCGTTTTACGTATTTATAAATCACCAGCTGAGGTTTTAATGGGTTTCGATATTGATTGTTGTTCCATTGGTTTTGATGGTACCGATGTTTATGCTATGCCACGTGCCATTAAAGCCGTAACCACCAGTTGTAATATTGTCTCTATGAGTAGAAGATCATTAACCTATGAAACTCGTTTATTCAAATATGCACTCCGTGGTTTCTCAATCAGAGTACCAAATCTTGATAAACGTAAGATTCCAATGGGTCAAATTTGTTCCAGTGATGGTAAAGGTTCAACTGGTTTACTTCGTCTCTTAATTatggaatttaaatttgtcaCTGGTAAAGGTGATCcatcatcttttaatttgGGTGGCGCTAGCGCTTCCGATTAtagtgaaattgaaattccaAATGGTCAAAATTGGTCAGTGAATAGTGCTGTCAATTTCATAAACTACAAAGAGAAGAGTCAATTCTTTGCCAAAAAGAAACATGGCTTCAAACATTGTCATTTGATTGTCGTTGGTACTCAAGCAAAAGAAGGTAAAGCAAGTTGGTGTAAAAAGTGTAAACAAGGTCATACACCAGAGAATAGTGATTCACAAGATGTTGTCACTGGTCCAATTAAATGGATAACAGAGAATCCAGGTCAACAAATTTTAACTGGTTCTTTTCATCCAGTTAATGATAATTCTTGGTATGATTTAAATcaaccatcaacaacaacaacaacaacagataAGAAAGGTTTGAATTATTACAAGTatagaattattaataatttggaTGTTTCAGATATTCCAGATTACTCACCAAGATCACTTTCTTCACATGGTCCAACAACACAATTCTTGatagattcaaataatttattaagtaTTGCAGCAGGTTTTGGTTCAAATGTTAGTTTGAAGTCAATGTTGTCAACCTATAAACAATATGTCAATACTATTGATGACCTTGGTTACTATCCAATTCATTATGCTTCATTTAGTGGTAACAAAGAATGTTTGGAACTTTTGTTACAAAATAATGCCAGTACTAGTTTACGTAATCCTTCCTATGGTCTTACATGTGCTATGCTTTGTAAATTCTATAATCACAATGATGCATTCAATCGTATCATTTCTCATTCACCAAGagttttcaaaattaaatgctATTTAAATAAGGTTAAAAATCTTCGTCAATGGAATTTACTTAGTTCCGCTCACAATACCGAACCAGCTAAGCATTTAGCTCATCCACCAATGATAATACCATCTAGTCTTAAATATGATCAACaatatttattcaaatcAGTTTACAATTCTGACTTGGAGTTAATAAAGaaactattatcattaccagAGTTTAAAGAGTGTTTCGATCCACTTGGTAATTCATTGTTCCATTATGCCGTACTTTCACCTTATCCAGAGAGTGTCATTGCTTTGTTGAAAGAAAAAGGTTTAGATATTAACACCACACCAACTAATATCTTTGGTCAAAGTGTTTTACACTTTGCTAAATCAACCATTGGTACAATTCAAGGTTGGACAAAAACTATTTTCCCTCTTGAAAATCTTGGTATCAAATTATCTCCAATTTATTTACATAATCAATTATCACAAATCATTCAATCATTAagtaaaaattcaaataataattctgatAATTTTGTTTCTAAAATACCTTCAACttttatgaaaaattatgtaaatgataattcatttacaattttaaatactttacaacaaccacaaactTTTGGAGGTTTTGGTAGTACTTCTCAATCATTTGGAGGTTCAACTATGATTGGTGGTGGTTTTGGTAGTACTGCTCAATCATTTGGAGGACCAGGTCAATCATTTGGAGGTCCAGGTCAATCATTCGGTCCAAAACCAATTGCAAGTGGTGGTTTTGGTAGTACTGCTATACCATTTGGAGGACCAGGTCAATCATTTGGAGGATCGGCTACAAGTGGTGGCTTTGGTAGCACTGCTCAATCATTTGGAGGTCCAAAACCAACCACAATTGGAAGCAGTGGTTTTGGTAGTACTGCTGTATCATTTGGAGGACCAGGTCAACCATTTGGAGGATCGGCCACAAGTGGTGGTTTTGGATCATCAACACCACAATCAACTCCAGCTTTTCCAAGTTCATTTGGAATTGGAGGTAAATTTGCTGCTAAAATTCCACCATCAGCCTCTATCCCTGCTAGTGGTTTTGTCCCTCTTGCCTCAAACATATCTGCAACTCCAACTGGTTTATTCAGCAATACCCAACATTCTCTAAAAAATATTCCACAAAATATGGGTGGTAGTAGTGTATCAAACGTTTCTCTTTCTATTGCTAAACCTGCCACACTACTCAATTCTACACAATTCTTGGAATCCTCAGTTATGGCTCAATGTTTATACTTGGTAGATgatttatcaacaacaaagaaATTACCAGATCAAACcgtaaaaagaattaaagaattactTTTCTCTCTTTATTTACCaatctttaattgttttgaagCTTTCCTTTTAAATACAAATGAAAAAGCTTTAATTGAGAATCTTTTATTggctttaaaaaattatgatcAAAAACAATAA